Proteins from a genomic interval of Chitinophagaceae bacterium:
- the lepB gene encoding signal peptidase I, translating to MRWLIFFFMLHSAGYATNPDCIEAFETYRVSGQSMSGIVEEGEKVLLAKGFYKCNPVERDDIVLYDYAGSDIPLIKSVKGLPGDSIQLKNGILHINGEAIKTASGNFYKPDSQAMTMLNLYINRHNQIIPARAFLLLGSKSNTLDSGSFGWVSQRNLIGKVFFK from the coding sequence ATGAGATGGCTTATTTTCTTCTTTATGCTGCATTCAGCAGGTTATGCGACTAATCCTGATTGTATAGAGGCTTTTGAGACGTATAGAGTAAGCGGTCAGTCGATGAGTGGTATAGTGGAAGAGGGGGAGAAGGTATTGTTAGCCAAAGGTTTTTATAAATGCAATCCTGTAGAAAGAGATGATATCGTTTTGTATGACTATGCCGGCAGCGATATTCCGTTAATAAAATCTGTGAAAGGTTTGCCGGGGGACAGTATTCAATTAAAAAACGGTATTTTACATATTAATGGAGAGGCAATTAAAACGGCAAGCGGGAATTTTTATAAACCGGACTCACAGGCAATGACAATGCTAAATTTATATATAAACCGGCACAATCAAATTATACCGGCCCGTGCATTTTTATTACTTGGCTCAAAAAGTAATACTCTCGACAGCGGAAGTTTTGGTTGGGTCAGTCAGAGGAACCTTATAGGTAAGGTCTTTTTTAAGTAA